A window of Nocardia arthritidis genomic DNA:
TTAGCAGCAGCGACTGCAGCGGAACGGTTTTCACCAACTCATCGGTATCAACGATCCGCTCCACCGAGAGGTATCGGCGCTCGGCGGCCAGGCAGTAGAGATCGTCGAAGTACGGGTCGACGCCGGTGTACGCGGCATTCCCATGCCGATCTCCGATATTCAAATGCACAAGCGCCGCATCGAGATTCAGCGCGGGCATGGCGATCGACGTCTCGGTCCGGCCGTCGGGTCCCGGATACGGCGAATCGACGGTCTTCAGCTCGCCCTCCCAGAAATTCACCACATCGGAGCCGAGCCCGGCCCGGATCGGCAGGAACGGCAGCCGTGCCGCGGCGGCCTCCAGCCCGCATTTGAGCATGCCCTCGTCCATCTCCCGCGCGGTCAGCGCGCCCGAGGTGCGTGCCTTGGCGAACCACGGATCGTAGAACGGCGCCGAATCCAGTGATACGAAGCCGTAATACGCCTTGCGCACCTTTCCGGCCGAGCACAGCAGACCCAGATCGGGGCCGCCGTAGCTGACCACCGTCAGGTCGGTGATATCCGAGCGCAGGATGGCTCGCACCAGCGCCATCGGCTTGCGCCGGGAACCCCAACCGCCGATGCCGATGGTCATGCCGCTGCGCAGCTCGCCGACCACCTCGTCCAGCGACATTCGCTTGTCCCGCATGGAATTACTCCCCTCCCCGGCGCGCGGCCAGATCGTCGTCGAACCGGGCCCGGATCTCGTCGGCTACCCCGGCCAGGTTGAGTTCGAAGGTGAATCCCTGTTCGTACCGGTAACTCCGATGCACGTCCTGCCCGTCGATACCGTTGAGCGCGCGTTTGGCGGCCCGGATCACCCGCCCGTCCTTGGCGGCGATATTCTTCGCGACTTCCAGTGCGGCGGCGTCCAATTCGGCGCGCGGCACCACCTGGTAGACCGAGCCGAACTCCCGCAGCTGCTGCGCGGTGATGGTGCTCGCGGTGTAGTACAGCGCTCGCATCAGATGCTGGGGGACCAGTCGCGACAGATGCGTCGCCGCGCCGAGCGCGCCGCGATCCACCTCGGGCACCCCGAAAGTGGCGTCGTCCGAGGCGATCACGATATCGGCATTGCCGACCAGCCCGATGCCCCCGCCGAGGCAGAATCCGTGCACCGCCGCGATCACCGGAACTTGGCAGTCGTACACCGCCGAAAATGCCTCGAAGCAGCCGTGATTCGCATCGATCAGCGCCTGGTGGCCAGGCTTGCGCTGGATCTCCTTGATATCGACCCCGGCGTTGAAACCGCGATTCTCCGCCCGCAGCACCACGACTCGGGTCTGCGGATCCCGCCCGCCGGCGCGGATGGCGTCGGCGAGCTCGAACCAGCCCTCCGACGGAATGGCGTTGACCGGCGGGTAATCCACCGTGACCACGGTGATGCCGGTTGACTCGGAGTGGCGGCTGATCCCCATCGCGTGTCCCATCGTGAGCGCCGGATCGCACCGGCACATTGGCAAAGCAAGCAGTTGCTTGGTAGGTTAACACGGTGGCGCTCGAAATCGATCTGTCCGGCCGCATCGTCCTGGTCACCGGCGGCGTGCGCGGTGTGGGTGCCGGGGTGAGCCGCACCTTTCTCGCCGCGGGCGCGACCGTCATCGCCTGCGCCCGCAGGCCCGCCGACCAGCCGGTGACGAGCGGGGACCGCGCCATCGAATACCGGCACTGCGACGTGCGCGACGCCGACGCGGTGCGCGCCATGATCGACGACGTCGTCGCGCGGCACGGCCGCATCGATCACCTGGTGAACAATGCGGGCGGTGCGCCCTTCGCACTCGCCGCCGCCGCGAGCGCGAATTTCCACGCCAAGATCGTCGAGCTGAATCTGCTTGCGCCACTGCTGGTTTCGCAGTCCGCAAATGCGGTCATGCAGCGGCAGGACGACGGCGGCACCATCGTGAACATCTCCAGCGTCAGCGGCCATCGCGCGTCGCCGGGCACCGCGGCCTACGGCGCGGCCAAGGCCGGAGTGGACAGCCTCACCGCCTCGCTCGCCGTCGAATGGGCGCCGAAGGTCCGGATCAACTCGCTCGTCGTCGGCCCGGTCGATACCGAGCTCAGCCATCTGCACTACGGGGATCAGGCGGGCGTCGACGCGGTGGGCGCGACCATTCCGCTCGGCAGGCTGGCCGCCCCCGACGATATCGGCCGCTGCGCCGTCTTCCTCGCCTCACCGCTGGCCGCCTACGTCAGCGGCGCGACGCTGCTCGTACACGGCGGTGGCGAACGCCCGGCATTCCTCGCGGCCGCCAACGCGGAACACGATTGAACCGACGAACAGGATGAATATGGACAACCGGATCTGCGCGGGCCGCACGGTCATCGTCACCGGGGCGGGCCGAGGGATCGGCCGCGCGCACGCGCTGGCCTTCGCCGCGGCGGGCGCCGGCGTCGTTGTCAACGATCTCGGCTCGGCCCTCGACGGCGCCGGACAGAGCGCGTCACCGGCCGAGCAGGTGGTGGCGGAGATCACCGCGCTCGGCGGCCGGGCCGTCGCCAACGGTGACGACGTCGCGGACTGGGAGGGCGCGCGACGGCTGATCCACCAGGCCGTCGACACCTTCGGCGGGCTGGACGTGCTGGTCAACAATGCCGGATTCGTGCGCGACCGGATGCTGGTCAACCTCGGCGAGGAGGAATGGGACGCGGTGATCCGGGTCCACCTCAAGGGCCATTTCGTCACGATGCGGCACGCCATCGAATACTGGCGCGGCGAGGCGAAGGCCGGGCGCCCGGTCGACGCACGCGTCATCAACACCAGCTCCGGCGCCGGCCTGCAGGGCAGCGTCGGGCAGGCCAATTACGGTGCTGCCAAGGCCGGTATCGCGGGCCTCACCCTCACCGCCGCCGCCGAGTTCGCCCGCTACGGGGTCACCGTCAACGCCATCGCGCCCGCGGCGCGCACCAGGATGACCGAAACCGTCTTCGCCGAAACCATGGCCGCGCCGGACTCGGGATTCGATGCCATGGCGCCGGAAAACATCTCCCCTTTGGTGGTCTGGCTGGGCAGC
This region includes:
- a CDS encoding CoA transferase subunit A, with protein sequence MRDKRMSLDEVVGELRSGMTIGIGGWGSRRKPMALVRAILRSDITDLTVVSYGGPDLGLLCSAGKVRKAYYGFVSLDSAPFYDPWFAKARTSGALTAREMDEGMLKCGLEAAAARLPFLPIRAGLGSDVVNFWEGELKTVDSPYPGPDGRTETSIAMPALNLDAALVHLNIGDRHGNAAYTGVDPYFDDLYCLAAERRYLSVERIVDTDELVKTVPLQSLLLNRMMVDGVVDAPGGAHFTLAGESYGRDEKFQRHYVDAARTPETWQQFVDKYLAVSEDEYQAAVREFGQESAK
- a CDS encoding enoyl-CoA hydratase family protein translates to MGISRHSESTGITVVTVDYPPVNAIPSEGWFELADAIRAGGRDPQTRVVVLRAENRGFNAGVDIKEIQRKPGHQALIDANHGCFEAFSAVYDCQVPVIAAVHGFCLGGGIGLVGNADIVIASDDATFGVPEVDRGALGAATHLSRLVPQHLMRALYYTASTITAQQLREFGSVYQVVPRAELDAAALEVAKNIAAKDGRVIRAAKRALNGIDGQDVHRSYRYEQGFTFELNLAGVADEIRARFDDDLAARRGGE
- a CDS encoding SDR family oxidoreductase; this encodes MALEIDLSGRIVLVTGGVRGVGAGVSRTFLAAGATVIACARRPADQPVTSGDRAIEYRHCDVRDADAVRAMIDDVVARHGRIDHLVNNAGGAPFALAAAASANFHAKIVELNLLAPLLVSQSANAVMQRQDDGGTIVNISSVSGHRASPGTAAYGAAKAGVDSLTASLAVEWAPKVRINSLVVGPVDTELSHLHYGDQAGVDAVGATIPLGRLAAPDDIGRCAVFLASPLAAYVSGATLLVHGGGERPAFLAAANAEHD
- a CDS encoding SDR family oxidoreductase, translating into MDNRICAGRTVIVTGAGRGIGRAHALAFAAAGAGVVVNDLGSALDGAGQSASPAEQVVAEITALGGRAVANGDDVADWEGARRLIHQAVDTFGGLDVLVNNAGFVRDRMLVNLGEEEWDAVIRVHLKGHFVTMRHAIEYWRGEAKAGRPVDARVINTSSGAGLQGSVGQANYGAAKAGIAGLTLTAAAEFARYGVTVNAIAPAARTRMTETVFAETMAAPDSGFDAMAPENISPLVVWLGSAESAGVTGRMFEVEGGKVALADGWRHGVAVDRGARWDPAALGPVVADLIAKAVPQEPVYGA